A stretch of the Candidatus Zixiibacteriota bacterium genome encodes the following:
- a CDS encoding DUF4175 family protein — MELTELNNTLCARLKGTLLKKRLALFAAGLLLTGAVVLVVSVILSAIAGIAVLSVPVKIGLLIKSGLITLAVFVWFAARKLRHGSVESVAVDLETKYPELKGRLIAAIEFARMTRTPGYSGDLIAQTQQQAFERAKRVDFNRAVGWYPAIRAGKFFGAALVVAVVLVLLMPGLFSYSLEVYSNPSVVVAPPLGYQVIPVPGSVEWVKWRDIEIGAAIVGDKLPEKAVIRHRLAQGAWQETEVDLAKVRRSRLDFGDSLMVSMTLRQINRSFDYYVEAGRVKTEVQSIDVVDRPRVTGIRLSVFYPEYTSLPPTVIDENNGSFSALMGSRVNMNVTTNLPVQTAELVFADSSRLPMGIEGKTASAALVVEKSKPYTIYLLDHLGEKNPDPIEYYITAVPDEYPSIDVIRPGFDVNLNDEMMLPVQVRIFDDYGFSSLVLKYSVVSQGRQSAENVAVLHFSDRIKTEGDIDFNWDLNQMNLFPGDYVSYYFEVADNDRISGPRVSRSRAFIARLPSLDEIIADSEAENARRINNAESLLRTGQDLAQRLKNAARKLQAQNNELQSGDWQNQKELEAVLDKNVEVVEQIEELAEQMEKSVEELNDKALLGRELIEKLMEVQKLFEEVATPEMKEAQRKLFEALQTMDPTQLQQAINDFEMSQDELLDRLERTLVLLKKMQLEQKLEAMIRQVEDIAKKQENMNERAESSSSDNLPKLSPEEEGIKESLDNVREQADQLDELARMAEMEQSEEFGEFKKALEQTKAGEHMDNMTGALNEQDQPQAVSEGQKALSSVMEMLGNMQQQMMAMKGGQNEATLKEMRMALQDANQISRSQEELLMEASDIGSQSLMLREMASGQQDLSGTVAGLQARINELGKQSPYIAAELRELVDQAGQLMDMAMREFDSKNGSAAMHFQREAMYNLNRASIRLMESLNQQQQSQSGANCSNGVSALQALSDQQNNLNQQTQQMLGGMGTMPSEGQGAAFREALQRMAGEQGSIRKSLEDLGREFGGSRQILGRLDDIAKEMKEVEEALSSGNPGSNVTEQQLKIFSRMLEASRSLYRKDFSEERQSKTATSQAFYVPPELSREILDDRLNLEDRLRRYLGDDYPPQYEQQIKAYFKALLQKETGVMQQNPEGVNPAEGGQ; from the coding sequence ATGGAATTGACCGAACTCAATAATACTCTTTGCGCCAGGCTGAAGGGAACTCTTCTCAAAAAGCGGCTGGCGCTGTTTGCGGCCGGATTGCTGCTTACCGGAGCGGTAGTACTGGTCGTATCTGTCATTTTGTCGGCCATTGCCGGTATAGCTGTTCTGTCAGTGCCGGTCAAGATCGGCCTTCTGATCAAATCGGGACTGATAACTCTGGCGGTGTTTGTATGGTTCGCTGCCAGGAAACTGAGGCATGGTTCGGTGGAATCGGTTGCTGTCGATCTGGAGACGAAATACCCCGAACTCAAGGGGCGTCTCATCGCGGCTATCGAGTTCGCCCGCATGACGCGTACGCCGGGTTATTCAGGGGACCTTATCGCGCAGACGCAACAGCAGGCCTTCGAGAGAGCTAAGAGAGTTGATTTCAACCGCGCCGTCGGTTGGTATCCGGCTATCAGGGCCGGCAAGTTTTTCGGTGCCGCGCTGGTTGTGGCTGTTGTTCTGGTGCTTTTGATGCCGGGACTGTTTAGTTACTCGCTTGAAGTCTACTCCAATCCATCGGTTGTGGTGGCGCCGCCGCTTGGTTATCAGGTGATCCCCGTGCCGGGCTCGGTCGAGTGGGTCAAGTGGCGCGATATCGAAATAGGCGCCGCCATAGTTGGCGACAAGCTTCCCGAAAAAGCGGTCATTCGCCACCGGCTTGCGCAGGGCGCCTGGCAGGAAACAGAAGTGGATCTGGCGAAAGTCAGAAGATCCCGGCTCGACTTTGGCGATTCGTTGATGGTGAGCATGACGTTGCGTCAGATAAACAGGTCGTTTGATTACTATGTCGAGGCGGGACGGGTGAAGACCGAGGTTCAGTCGATCGATGTCGTTGATCGCCCCAGAGTGACCGGCATCAGACTCTCCGTTTTCTATCCCGAGTATACTTCGTTGCCGCCGACCGTGATAGATGAAAACAACGGCTCGTTTTCGGCTCTGATGGGAAGCCGCGTCAACATGAACGTGACGACCAACCTGCCGGTGCAAACAGCGGAACTTGTTTTCGCGGATTCAAGCCGTCTGCCCATGGGAATCGAAGGCAAGACAGCATCGGCGGCACTGGTTGTCGAGAAATCGAAACCGTACACCATTTATCTGCTCGATCATCTTGGCGAAAAGAATCCGGACCCAATCGAATATTATATAACCGCCGTACCGGACGAGTATCCCTCGATCGATGTCATCCGCCCGGGGTTCGACGTCAATCTCAACGACGAAATGATGCTGCCGGTGCAGGTGCGAATTTTCGACGACTATGGCTTCTCATCGCTGGTGCTGAAATACTCGGTTGTCTCTCAGGGAAGGCAGTCTGCTGAGAATGTGGCGGTGCTGCATTTCTCTGACAGAATCAAGACGGAAGGCGACATTGACTTCAACTGGGATCTCAACCAGATGAATCTTTTCCCGGGAGATTATGTCAGCTATTATTTCGAGGTGGCGGATAATGACCGCATTTCCGGCCCGAGGGTCAGCCGGAGCCGGGCGTTTATAGCCCGGCTTCCTTCGCTTGACGAAATAATCGCCGATAGCGAGGCGGAGAATGCCCGACGAATCAACAACGCCGAGAGTCTGTTGCGAACCGGCCAGGACCTGGCTCAGCGTTTGAAGAACGCCGCCCGCAAACTTCAGGCTCAAAACAACGAGCTTCAGAGTGGCGACTGGCAGAATCAGAAAGAACTCGAAGCCGTTTTGGACAAGAATGTCGAGGTGGTCGAGCAGATTGAGGAGCTGGCCGAGCAGATGGAGAAATCTGTCGAAGAACTCAACGACAAGGCGCTTCTGGGCCGGGAGCTTATCGAGAAGTTAATGGAGGTACAGAAGCTCTTCGAAGAAGTAGCCACGCCGGAGATGAAAGAAGCACAGCGCAAGCTTTTCGAGGCGCTTCAGACCATGGATCCAACGCAACTTCAACAGGCTATAAACGATTTTGAGATGTCTCAGGATGAGTTGCTGGATCGCCTGGAGCGTACCCTGGTGCTTTTGAAGAAGATGCAGTTGGAGCAGAAGCTGGAGGCGATGATTCGGCAGGTGGAGGATATCGCCAAGAAACAGGAAAACATGAATGAGCGCGCGGAGTCGAGTTCGTCCGATAATCTGCCGAAGCTAAGCCCGGAGGAAGAGGGTATCAAAGAGTCTCTGGACAATGTAAGAGAGCAGGCGGATCAACTCGATGAGCTGGCGCGTATGGCCGAGATGGAGCAATCCGAGGAGTTCGGCGAGTTCAAGAAGGCGCTTGAGCAGACAAAAGCCGGGGAGCATATGGACAATATGACCGGCGCCTTGAACGAGCAGGACCAGCCGCAGGCTGTGTCGGAGGGGCAGAAAGCGCTCAGTTCGGTGATGGAGATGCTGGGCAATATGCAGCAGCAGATGATGGCGATGAAGGGCGGGCAGAATGAAGCCACCCTGAAAGAGATGCGGATGGCGCTGCAGGACGCCAACCAGATTTCGCGAAGCCAGGAGGAGCTTCTTATGGAGGCGTCGGATATCGGTTCACAGTCGCTGATGCTTCGTGAGATGGCTTCCGGTCAACAGGATCTGTCCGGCACCGTGGCCGGTCTTCAGGCCAGAATCAACGAACTGGGCAAGCAGTCGCCTTATATAGCCGCCGAGTTGAGAGAGCTGGTGGATCAGGCCGGACAGCTTATGGATATGGCGATGCGAGAGTTTGACAGCAAGAACGGCAGCGCCGCCATGCACTTCCAGCGCGAGGCCATGTATAATCTCAATCGGGCGTCTATTCGTCTGATGGAATCGCTCAACCAGCAACAGCAGTCGCAAAGCGGCGCGAACTGCTCCAACGGCGTCTCGGCGCTTCAGGCTTTGTCCGATCAGCAGAACAATCTCAATCAGCAGACGCAGCAGATGCTTGGGGGAATGGGAACGATGCCTTCTGAAGGGCAGGGGGCAGCGTTTCGCGAGGCGCTGCAGCGTATGGCCGGCGAGCAGGGGTCTATCCGCAAGTCGCTCGAAGATCTCGGCCGTGAATTCGGAGGCTCGCGCCAGATACTCGGACGTCTCGATGATATCGCGAAAGAGATGAAAGAAGTCGAAGAGGCTTTGAGTTCGGGGAACCCCGGAAGCAACGTTACCGAGCAGCAGCTCAAAATATTCTCGAGAATGCTCGAAGCGAGCCGTTCGCTCTATCGGAAGGATTTTTCGGAAGAACGCCAGTCCAAAACAGCCACCAGTCAGGCCTTCTACGTGCCGCCGGAGTTGTCCCGCGAGATACTCGATGATCGTCTCAATCTGGAGGATCGTCTGCGCCGCTACCTCGGAGATGATTATCCGCCGCAATACGAGCAGCAAATCAAGGCCTATTTCAAAGCTCTGCTTCAGAAAGAAACCGGTGTCATGCAGCAAAATCCGGAAGGCGTCAATCCGGCTGAGGGCGGACAATGA
- a CDS encoding DUF4159 domain-containing protein yields MYMGKVYVRYPLVAAIVLVLCGGMAAQQSQPLSPFSLLGRRSSQSEQINPSVVKVARLHYGGGGDWYWGRSAVPNFLSFINENTDFPVDTTEHEITIMDPELFRFPFLFATGHGVISFSSDERERLRQYLTGGGFLFVNDSYGMDPNFREELARLFPEREVVELPFEHPIYHCFYDFPNGPPKIHEHDNKPPRGYALIVNGRAVVYFLVESDIGDGWEDPQVHNDPEEKRREAFRMGVNILTYALLY; encoded by the coding sequence ATGTATATGGGAAAAGTCTATGTTAGATATCCGCTTGTAGCCGCAATTGTGCTTGTTCTCTGTGGCGGTATGGCGGCTCAGCAGAGCCAGCCGTTGTCCCCCTTCAGCTTATTGGGACGCCGCAGTTCGCAGTCAGAGCAAATCAATCCATCGGTCGTTAAGGTCGCGCGGTTACATTACGGCGGCGGCGGGGATTGGTACTGGGGACGTTCGGCTGTGCCGAATTTCCTGAGTTTCATCAATGAAAACACCGATTTCCCGGTGGATACTACGGAACATGAAATAACCATCATGGATCCCGAGTTGTTTCGCTTTCCGTTCTTGTTCGCCACCGGTCACGGGGTAATCAGCTTCTCATCGGATGAACGTGAACGGCTGAGGCAATATCTGACAGGCGGAGGGTTTCTCTTCGTGAACGATTCCTATGGCATGGACCCGAACTTCCGCGAAGAGTTGGCGCGACTTTTCCCGGAACGTGAGGTGGTGGAACTTCCCTTTGAACATCCGATATACCATTGCTTTTATGATTTTCCCAATGGTCCGCCGAAGATTCACGAGCACGATAACAAACCACCGCGAGGTTATGCCTTGATAGTCAACGGCAGGGCTGTCGTCTATTTTCTCGTGGAGTCCGATATAGGAGACGGGTGGGAGGATCCCCAGGTTCACAATGACCCCGAAGAGAAACGCCGGGAGGCTTTTCGGATGGGTGTTAACATCCTTACGTACGCCTTGTTATATTAG
- a CDS encoding TonB-dependent receptor, which translates to MLPAMLLFLAATVSGDTTVYEDNPVQVDPIVVVGKREPERLSRMVNSAISVSPEKMNASSEDNLLSHLAFNHSSISITSVTGTGFGLGSRGQGKLLIRGLGFSPNRGSLVLIDGRPDIAGLFGHPLPDTYRKAGLYSAELVKGGASTLYGSNAIAGVLDLQSFYRPDLERFTSIELSGGSYATLDGSFRHSRRFGNMIAAGWYEYVESDNHRDNSEYFNRSGGFRLHHQSDGGLEWFLSGRYTSFDYTDAGPVYSPSRFTGDVQRSGLTLGIDKRVARYSLSARLYNSYGEHSFSDGFNSVDRNNGIDLFGRVKGLGDEGLSVSGGFSFNYLGGSAHNGTSSIHGGDFSETEYAGHFQVEYDIHQLVDLTVGGRLIEHERYGSHIVYQAGVVVSPKKAGSIKLSIGTAYRNPTVSESQLFAISNAESLKPEEGVFYEIGYFKRVMSTLSVEGALFWREGENLIAVVTNPSPPPLSLYQNAGSYRHRGWEASLRYATGAVAFNPSFTHLNQKDLNLSVPEDKFVAAGSLTMRNFRLNLEAVAAFNTASDSAGVPVILDDYMVVNVDGRYSISSLADLTLRIENLFDRDYQVVHGYPMPGITFRGRISLQVY; encoded by the coding sequence ATGTTACCCGCAATGCTCCTGTTTCTGGCCGCTACGGTCTCCGGTGATACGACCGTATACGAGGACAACCCTGTACAGGTTGATCCAATAGTGGTAGTAGGTAAGAGGGAGCCGGAGCGGCTCTCGCGCATGGTCAATTCCGCCATATCCGTATCACCCGAGAAGATGAACGCATCGTCTGAAGACAATCTGCTGAGCCATCTCGCCTTTAATCATTCATCGATATCGATAACGAGCGTTACCGGCACCGGATTCGGCCTCGGGTCCCGCGGTCAGGGTAAACTCCTCATACGCGGCCTTGGTTTCAGTCCCAACCGGGGCTCGCTGGTTTTGATTGACGGCCGGCCGGATATCGCGGGACTCTTCGGACATCCATTGCCGGATACTTATCGGAAGGCGGGCTTGTATTCGGCCGAACTGGTCAAAGGTGGCGCCTCGACTCTTTATGGTTCCAATGCTATTGCCGGAGTGTTGGACCTTCAGTCGTTTTACCGTCCGGACCTCGAAAGGTTTACATCGATAGAGCTGAGCGGTGGAAGTTACGCCACCCTTGACGGTTCCTTTCGACATTCCCGTAGATTCGGCAACATGATCGCGGCGGGATGGTACGAATACGTGGAGTCGGATAATCACCGCGACAATAGCGAGTATTTCAATCGCAGCGGTGGATTTCGACTGCACCATCAGAGTGACGGCGGATTAGAGTGGTTTCTGAGCGGACGGTACACTTCTTTTGATTATACGGATGCCGGACCGGTGTATAGCCCGTCTAGATTTACGGGCGACGTTCAGCGGTCGGGGTTGACCCTCGGAATTGACAAGAGAGTCGCCCGGTATTCTTTGTCGGCACGCTTGTACAACAGCTATGGCGAGCATTCTTTCTCCGATGGCTTCAATTCGGTGGACCGCAACAATGGGATTGACCTGTTTGGCAGGGTAAAGGGCCTGGGTGATGAGGGACTGTCCGTATCGGGTGGGTTTTCGTTCAATTACCTCGGCGGTTCAGCGCACAACGGTACTTCATCTATCCACGGCGGCGATTTCAGTGAGACCGAGTATGCCGGACATTTTCAGGTCGAATACGATATTCATCAACTGGTTGATCTTACGGTAGGCGGGAGGCTTATCGAGCACGAGCGTTATGGGAGTCATATCGTCTATCAGGCAGGAGTCGTGGTATCACCAAAGAAAGCAGGGTCGATCAAGTTGTCGATTGGTACTGCCTATCGCAATCCTACAGTCAGCGAATCACAGTTGTTTGCGATTTCGAATGCTGAGTCGCTGAAGCCTGAAGAGGGAGTTTTTTACGAGATTGGATATTTCAAGCGAGTTATGTCTACACTTTCGGTAGAAGGAGCTCTTTTCTGGCGAGAGGGAGAGAATCTCATCGCCGTGGTAACCAATCCATCGCCGCCGCCTCTGTCGCTCTATCAAAACGCCGGCAGCTACAGACACCGCGGCTGGGAGGCGTCGTTGCGCTACGCCACGGGGGCGGTCGCATTCAACCCGTCTTTTACCCATCTAAATCAGAAAGACCTGAACCTGTCGGTTCCGGAAGACAAGTTCGTTGCGGCTGGCAGTCTAACCATGAGGAATTTTCGGCTGAACCTCGAGGCGGTGGCAGCCTTCAATACGGCGTCGGATTCGGCTGGGGTACCTGTTATTCTTGATGATTACATGGTGGTCAACGTTGATGGCCGGTATAGTATCAGCAGCCTTGCCGATCTTACTTTGCGAATAGAAAACCTGTTCGACCGCGATTACCAGGTGGTTCATGGTTACCCGATGCCCGGAATAACCTTCCGTGGCCGAATCAGTCTGCAGGTATATTAG
- the secF gene encoding protein translocase subunit SecF, which yields MFRIIPDTNINFIGLRKIAFVISAALVALGIFAFVMVATGKANLGIDFAGGVMLTGYFDNEVATEDLRSAISGTFPDAAITRMHDFEYGNAFIIKTKRPESETESKERLAGLKSIISERFEGNAFTVVSEHTIGPAVGETLRGDAQKAVLLSLIGIIIYIWVRFDFRSGIAATIATFHDVLAVLGIFYILNLEFDLLLVTALLTLAGYSLTDTVVVFDRIRENLKKFRTKGEFTNCVNMSINEVLSRTFNTSMTTLIVIAALFFFGGEVIHYFALALMLGVIVGTYSSVFVASPIVVEWEARSPKRFK from the coding sequence ATGTTTAGAATAATACCAGATACCAATATCAATTTCATCGGGCTGCGGAAGATTGCGTTTGTGATTTCCGCTGCCTTGGTGGCCCTGGGCATTTTTGCCTTCGTGATGGTTGCGACGGGCAAGGCGAATCTCGGCATCGACTTCGCCGGCGGCGTCATGTTGACCGGTTATTTCGACAATGAAGTTGCCACCGAGGATCTTCGCTCGGCGATCTCAGGGACATTTCCGGATGCCGCGATAACACGCATGCATGATTTCGAATACGGCAACGCTTTTATTATCAAGACCAAGCGGCCCGAATCGGAGACGGAAAGCAAGGAGCGGCTGGCCGGTTTAAAGTCGATCATTTCAGAGAGGTTCGAGGGTAATGCTTTCACGGTCGTGTCCGAACATACTATCGGTCCCGCCGTGGGAGAGACTCTTCGAGGTGACGCCCAGAAAGCGGTGCTTCTGTCGCTAATTGGCATCATTATTTACATCTGGGTTCGTTTCGATTTCCGCAGCGGAATCGCCGCGACAATCGCGACCTTCCATGATGTGCTGGCGGTGCTCGGCATATTTTATATTTTGAATCTCGAGTTCGACCTTTTGCTGGTGACGGCGCTTTTGACCCTGGCGGGTTATTCGCTGACCGATACGGTGGTCGTTTTTGACCGTATCCGTGAGAACCTGAAGAAATTCCGCACCAAGGGGGAATTTACCAATTGCGTGAATATGTCTATCAATGAAGTGCTTTCGAGGACTTTTAACACGTCGATGACAACTCTGATTGTGATCGCCGCGCTATTTTTCTTCGGGGGTGAGGTTATTCACTACTTTGCCCTGGCGCTGATGCTCGGGGTGATAGTGGGAACCTACAGTTCCGTTTTTGTCGCCAGCCCGATTGTGGTTGAGTGGGAAGCCCGTTCGCCGAAACGCTTTAAATAG
- the secD gene encoding protein translocase subunit SecD — protein sequence MSKQNWRFILTALLVVLAIVAFWNTFKLWTMSDADKTALQEKDPGALLQLQQKAIRLGLDLQGGIHVVLRVKLEELDEASRDEAVDRAIQIIRNRIDGLGVAEPVIVKQGNDRIVVDLPGYTDADRAEDLIGQTALLEFKLMATFDDANRILSRMDSVVYDYEKSLQEASGETAEAAAPAVDSAATPKETDLEMLAELMGDSAIDTAAMFDFDESELTVSDRPLTSRLEPILYSRETNTNWPGYAVNKKDRELIDKWLSLPQVKNLIPIDIQFAWSTRPEIRDQREMYYLYILKRKVEFVGKFLESIALSQGEYGGYAVNFKVSGDGLARFAQLTGANVNKPLAIVIDDKVESAPFVNSKIRGSGKITMGSSASVQDARNMEIVLKAGALPAPVEIIEKNVVGATLGADSIRKGFYASLIGLALVLLYVGFYYRVSGVIADLGLLFNLFFLLAVMAGLGATLTMPGIAGIILTIGISVDSNILIFERIREELRTGKTVRASIDAGYSRAFVAIFDSHVTTMITAGALFLLGSGPIKGFAVTLFWGVTISLYTAYIITKQIFDIRKAYRTLSI from the coding sequence ATGTCCAAACAAAACTGGCGTTTTATCCTGACAGCCCTGCTAGTCGTACTGGCGATAGTGGCTTTCTGGAATACGTTCAAACTGTGGACGATGAGCGATGCTGACAAGACAGCGCTGCAGGAGAAAGATCCCGGTGCGCTTTTGCAGCTTCAGCAAAAAGCGATTCGACTCGGTCTTGATCTTCAGGGCGGAATTCACGTTGTCCTTCGGGTGAAGCTCGAGGAGCTTGACGAAGCCTCTCGCGACGAGGCGGTTGACAGGGCTATTCAGATTATCAGAAATCGTATCGATGGTCTCGGTGTAGCTGAACCGGTGATTGTCAAGCAGGGTAATGACCGCATCGTGGTGGACCTTCCGGGTTACACCGATGCCGACCGCGCGGAAGACCTTATCGGTCAGACGGCGCTTCTTGAATTCAAGCTGATGGCCACCTTTGATGACGCCAACCGGATTCTCAGCCGGATGGATTCTGTGGTTTATGATTACGAGAAGTCGCTCCAGGAAGCATCCGGTGAGACCGCCGAAGCCGCCGCCCCGGCGGTGGACAGCGCCGCGACGCCGAAAGAAACGGATCTGGAGATGCTGGCCGAGTTGATGGGCGATTCCGCTATCGATACGGCAGCGATGTTCGATTTCGATGAGAGCGAGCTCACGGTAAGTGACCGTCCTTTGACCTCACGCCTGGAGCCGATCCTTTATTCTCGTGAGACCAATACCAATTGGCCGGGGTATGCGGTTAACAAGAAGGATCGTGAGCTGATCGACAAGTGGTTGAGTCTTCCTCAGGTGAAGAATCTTATTCCCATAGATATTCAGTTCGCCTGGTCGACCCGTCCGGAGATTCGCGATCAGCGCGAGATGTATTACCTGTATATTCTCAAGAGAAAGGTCGAGTTTGTAGGAAAGTTTCTTGAGAGTATCGCGCTGTCGCAGGGAGAATACGGCGGTTACGCGGTTAATTTTAAGGTGTCCGGTGACGGTCTGGCGCGATTTGCCCAGTTGACGGGTGCCAACGTGAACAAGCCGCTGGCGATCGTGATTGACGACAAGGTTGAGTCGGCCCCGTTTGTGAATTCCAAGATTCGCGGTTCCGGTAAGATTACCATGGGTAGCTCGGCGAGCGTTCAGGACGCCCGCAATATGGAAATCGTACTGAAGGCCGGCGCTCTTCCGGCTCCCGTGGAAATTATCGAGAAGAACGTGGTTGGCGCCACTCTCGGCGCGGACTCCATTCGCAAGGGATTTTACGCTTCGCTTATCGGTCTGGCGCTGGTGCTCTTGTATGTCGGGTTCTACTACCGCGTTTCGGGTGTGATTGCCGATCTCGGTTTGCTCTTCAACCTCTTTTTCCTTCTGGCGGTTATGGCCGGGCTGGGAGCCACACTTACGATGCCGGGTATTGCCGGTATCATTCTGACAATAGGTATTTCGGTGGATTCGAATATTCTCATTTTTGAGCGTATTCGCGAGGAGCTTCGAACGGGCAAGACCGTGAGGGCGTCAATCGACGCCGGCTACAGCCGTGCTTTCGTGGCTATCTTCGATTCGCACGTAACTACCATGATCACCGCCGGTGCGCTGTTCCTTCTGGGCTCCGGGCCCATCAAGGGATTCGCGGTGACGTTGTTCTGGGGTGTTACGATTTCCCTTTATACCGCGTACATAATAACCAAACAGATTTTCGATATCCGCAAGGCTTATCGGACTTTGAGTATATAG